cgaggagggcactttagccgCGTTTTTCAACAACTGGGCCACGAGGTGGAGGCGACCGCTGTGCGCACCActgcgctttagcagcatccacgctaatctcttcctccataactgcaccagcctcctgctgctgcttgcttacgtcacgactctgccgcccctgaaagtgctgcccctcatcgctgattggtcctgtcactttctaaccgggcccaaaagGTTCAgttgggagctttgcaagatggattcaccagtgagaaacacggaaacgggcgtatccatctgctttgcaaggttagcaaacTGCAggctgttgactgattcatttagtgaCACTAGTCATCAagaagaaatgaataaaaacgtTTCATTGTAGGCTTCTCGAGGGCCCCCCCTACTGGGGGCCTGGGTAATCTGTACCCTTCTCCCCCCCTGAGCTACGCCCATGATCATGAGGAACTACAGAAATTGTGTGACAGTCCTACTAATAATATAAACTTAAATATAACTCACCATTCAGACTGAACATCAAGAATATCCTGCATCAATAAGAATAATACTTTTAGTGTTTCTCTAGTAAACAATATTTTCCTGGCCTTTAGTCCATCCATCTTATTATTGATTTATCTTAAATCTCGGTGTTGCCCAGCCCCATCTGTGAGCATTGTTTCTCCGTTGTCTGTGTTTGTAGTGGAAAAGTTGCCATCCACTGGTGGGATTGATCATACTACCGTCCACACCCACGTCACAGCCACGCTGCAGGAGCTCAGCTCTCACATCAATGAAAGGTGACGCGCTCCGCAGCGACGTGTGTGCCCCTGTGTTCGCTGTCTGCGCGCGCTCCTGCCGCGCTGCCGCACAGCATCCAGGTGCTGAAATGTAGCCTAACTTACCGCGGCAGCCCAGGCTCTGCTACATGCTAATATGGGAGCACAATGGAGAGGAGACGGGGTGTGATGTCGACGATCAACACACCGACACGGAGCAGACCAGATCCGCAGCAATGAGCTCTTCCTTTCCAAAATCTGAATCCACGACCTCCTTACTGAAATCGTCCTCCGCGGCGAGGAGACCCACACACCTCCCCGAACGCAGCGCAGAGAGCCGGAGAAGTCAGCACCACCATCAGCATCAGCACCAGCATCACCACCGTCCCGCCGCagtccacagcagcagcagcaaagccGAGGAGTCCTTTTGGTCGGCGGAGTGCGACGTCAGCGCCCGGAGACCCCTGTGCCACCCGTCCCTCGTCGGCAGCCAGGACAGTAGTAACAATGCAGCCACGCGGGGCAAGTGCAAGTCACACGCCCCTCACAGCCAAGTCCCCGAGCCACCGGAGCCCAACGGCGAGGCGGGCCGAGGTGTGAGAGAGCGCTCCAGCAGGTCGTCCAAGTCCACCACGCACCACCGGCACCACCACCGCAGGAAGCACCACCGGGAGTCCGAGCGTCCACCGGAGGCTGGAGCCGGAGGACCTGAGCCTGAGCATCCACGACGCTCCCACACGCACAGCCGCACGGTCCCCAGGGTGCCCTCTCTGTCGGATAGCACCGACGACAGGGCTCCTCTGTGCGAGCCGAGGGACCCCAAAGGAGCCAATGGAGGGGGTCAGGTCAGCAGTCCGTCCCCGTCCTCCTGCTCTCTTGTCCCGCTGTCCAGCAGGTCCTCCAGGCGGTCCAGGAGGTCCAGTGCTGCGTCCTCCGCATCTGAGATCAACTTACGCACCATCCTGAACTCACTGTTCGGACAGGTAAGGACCTtacactgaaatataaagagatCTGTCACTTATGTGCTCCTTAATCACATTcacagctgagagagagaggtcaGTAACCTGAAGGACCAGGTAGACGTCAGTGAGGCCCTTTAGACAGTCACAGTCAGGGGAAAAACATCTGAAGCCACAGAGAGACATGACTACAAAACATTAACAGATATGACAAAGAAGTATTTTCATATGTGACAGGATAACTCAAAGTCTTTATATGATGGTAACAGGCGAGGTGGAACTTGAAATGAACAATATAAGCTCACAGATTCATGCttttaactctatttttatgccattatACCACACAGTAATCCACAGTTTCATTCCATGTCTCCTCCTTAGATCCACTGTATCACAGTCTGTGGGTCTGAAGAAATTGTGGGGGTTTTGATGGGCCAGAGCTCCCACAATGGACATTTTTATACCACTAAAttctattttgatgctatttttatgcACTCTTGgctctttatttacattttaaatcaggaGTGGGCATCTGGCAGCCCATGGCCAGTCTGTGAGACCCGCAAATggatttgaaatataaaaacctTAACCCTCCGGCATcatagggacatttttgtccatttgggcaaatttttcctctttctcaccatgttggctgtgttagtgcatatggtttaattttttgcaacaaagtttctttctgggcaaatttttaaattcaaatttcaatcagtctaataggtcaggggaacactgggaaacaaatttactaccatttaaagccattaaggacaaaaatgtccacgtcccaaaaactgctataaaacttaacagattttttttttctgctttttttgcaaaacacccccccccccccacacacacacacacacacacacacacattagttatctggaataattactgttttgtgtgttttttaagaaaaaatatgaccatcctataatcaaactggcatttaaagggtttaaatcctgaaaattattcaataattgttttaatcagaactgaagttgatcaaaagacttgaccaaaaaaagtaggaaaaagtgtatagtatttttcttgccatttttggaagtgggcgtttttgtccttaatgactcaaagggtagtacattttaaatgggatgcttcacaaaaactaaacatgcatcaaagtcaatactTTAGCTAATCGTTGATatatccaagctggatttagaaataatgccccagccatccaatATCTGGTTAAAggaagatatcacattttttcactttaaaaaaagggttaaaatcctgaaaataattaacctgacatgtcagatggatttgttttacacatccatctgggaaagcttcaatgggaaatgtttgagaaaaggcagaggctttgaaaaaaaactcagagtttgattggatgaacgtcctgtctgtcacatctctacgggccaatcggagcaacaaaacacgtgacgtagctgctatagagctgtgcgtgcgcagctactgaggaatacgTGAagcatggcgactgtagacatgtcagtactcgacttttgttgtttttgaaaagaaaacaaatcactgcCGTTCCTTGTTCTTcatttaacgaagaaatgttgtcaagttctgataaaactggcgctttagcagcatccacgctaatctcttcctccataactgcaccggctcTTGCTGTTGCTTGTTTACAttacgactctgctgcgcctgaaagtactgcccctcgtcgctgactggtcctgtcactttctaaccaggtccaaacgtttcagatgagagctttgcaagatggattcgccagtgagagacacagaaacgggcgtatccatctgctttgcaaggttaaaaaacagttgaatgtttggtagttttgagcacagctgaagttgttcaggaggtttatgcaaaaaaagcagaaaaaatattactcTGCTAAGTCTAATATTGTTTTTTCAGtgccgatactgatactgattGTTAGTAGTTCATAAGACCGACAACCTGTATTTAAAaactgatatgcatttattatgatgtacaaaatgtatataatgtggcaaaagtaaaattgcatgataTCAAAACAGGAGCAAAATAAACATTGACATGAGAAATGGCACAGAGCAGCACGGCAGAAGCAGGGAAACAGGAGCAGTACCCAGGATTAAGTGTTGAACAGCTAGTagtactaaaatgtgactaaaactaaaatgcatttgatttaaagactaaaactaagactaaaatgaaaaatagctgccaaagttAACTCTGGCCAGTAAAATGAAATGCCGGTACAGATAGCTGGCCAAATGCTAAATATCAGCGTCATGAATTGGTCAGGCTGATAATCGATTGAGCCCTAATCTTTAGTTCTTTGCAAGAAATATGAGCTATGATTGGCTCCATTAATATCTATTTACATTGTAACCTGACATTCCAAATTGACTGTTTCCTTTATCAATTGTGAAGATATGCTTGACAATCATGTGGGAAAGCTCTCATACAAAGTGTCTGGGAAGGGtggaacttttcaaaaacttctTGGATAGTAATTGGATTAACGTTCGGTCCATCATATTAACGGTGGGTCAATCAGAGCGACGAGACTAAGTACGTTAGTAGGGATGCAGCTCTGGCAGTAACCTGAGCTCTACCGTTTGGCAGTTGTTGTGGTAGTTTATGAAGAGCAgagcttgttgttggataaaactcatgccgaggcgAGTtggaagaagtgcaaaaacGTCTCCatcaagagaagctttcagtgtggctttttgctcttgttttaatattcagaataaaaacatgatactTGCACCCCACGAAAAGGATCAGCacacagtgaagaaatcccttacCCATTTCTGTTTGCCTCCTCAAGTCAGCAGAGCTGGCTGATGGGTAGCAAGACGCCAGCACTTCATCAGGGTTGTCAAATGGGAACCGTCCCTAGCCAGTGTTTTGTCcggttcagtcaggaacactcctgtcatacattttacagttttattgcaaaatggatttatacagttttacttggtggagaagattCTGAACAAAAGATGCTCTCTGTgttagtcaagcagctgctttgacttcCCAGGGAGCGCATGGCTAGAGACCTGATATGGATGGATAAATTTATGACCATGCATattaaatacaatgaaattagttcaaaagcaattcatTCATAGCAGCATTaatctgaatatgaaggtgcagcaagctttatgctataaaggaggaggctggggtggaggaggttaagtgtcagcagcagtgtggtgcatcagcattaatgcgagtagggattagtgagaagtttCATATTCTAATACACCAccatgttgagagaaagagctgtgattgactatgagagctgggaggcgataattggcatcagctg
The Cheilinus undulatus linkage group 5, ASM1832078v1, whole genome shotgun sequence DNA segment above includes these coding regions:
- the cabp1a gene encoding calcium-binding protein 1a isoform X1, with protein sequence MLIWEHNGEETGCDVDDQHTDTEQTRSAAMSSSFPKSESTTSLLKSSSAARRPTHLPERSAESRRSQHHHQHQHQHHHRPAAVHSSSSKAEESFWSAECDVSARRPLCHPSLVGSQDSSNNAATRGKCKSHAPHSQVPEPPEPNGEAGRGVRERSSRSSKSTTHHRHHHRRKHHRESERPPEAGAGGPEPEHPRRSHTHSRTVPRVPSLSDSTDDRAPLCEPRDPKGANGGGQVSSPSPSSCSLVPLSSRSSRRSRRSSAASSASEINLRTILNSLFGQDRELRPEEMDELRDAFKEFDKDKDGFISCKDLGNCMRTMGYMPTEMELIELSQQINMNLGGHVDFEDFVELMGPKLLAETADMIGIKELKDAFREFDTNGDGAISTSELRDAMRKLLGQQVGLKEVEDILRDVDLNGDGLVDFEEFVRMMSR